The sequence GTCCATGCTTTAGAAGATATTCAATTTTCCTTAAAGAAAGGTCAAACGATTGGAATTGTAGGGAAAACGGGAGCAGGTAAAACAACCCTCTTAAAACTATTGCTAAGGGAATTCGAAGGGTATAAGGGAGAGATAACGTTTGGGGGGCATATGATCCAAGATTATAAATTAACCCGCCTGCGTGAAAGTATTGGATATGTGCCTCAAGATCATTTTCTTTTTTCTGCCACGATTCTTGAGAATATAGCTTTCACTTATCCACTTACCCCGAAAGAAAAAGTGGAGGAGGCGGCAGCACTTGCGCATATCCATGATGATATTGTCCATTTCAGCGACGGATACAATACTGTGGTCGGTGAAAGAGGGGTTTCCTTGTCTGGTGGACAAAAGCAAAGGATATCGATTGCAAGAGCTCTTCTAATGAATTCGGAGGTACTTATTCTTGATGATTCCTTGTCAGCCGTTGATGCGAGGACGGAGGAATCCATCTTGACTTCCTTGAAGGAAAATCGGGCAGGAAAAACGACCATGATTACTTCTCATCGATTAAGCGCCATTCAACATGCAGACCTGATCATCGTTCTCGAAGAAGGGAAGATCATGGAGAGAGGCACTCATAGTGAATTGATGAAGAAAAAGGGATGGTATCGGGAAATGTATCTGCGTCAACAGTTAGAAGAATTAGTGGAGTATGGAGGGTGAGATATGGATACTATACCGACTTTAACAGCCAAGGAGCAGAGGAACATATTTTTTCGTCTATTGAAATATACAAAGCCTCACAAAAAAACAATATTTTATGCATTTTCATTACTGTTGTTGACCACGATCGGTGATGTCTTTGGACCGATCATTATTAAGGTGTTTATAGACGATTATTTAACTCCAAGAGAGTTTCCATATGGACCGCTTATAGGGCTCTCAGCAACTTATTTATTCATTCAGATTGGAAATGTGTTGATCTCCTACTTTCAATTACTGAAGTTTCAGGAAATAGCCCTGAAGATCATTCAGCAACTGCGTGTGGATGTTTTTTCGAAGGTTCAAGGTTTAGGTATGAAGTATTTTGATAAGACCCCGGCGGGAAGTATTGTCTCCCGTGTTACGAATGATACGGAAGCGATTAAAGATATGTTTGTGAGCGTGTTAGTATCCTTCATTCAAGGAGCATTCTTATTAACGGGTATCTTTATTGCCATGTTTGCACTCAATAGCCAGTTGGCCATCTTCTGTTTATTCATCTTGCCAGTCATTTTTATGATAATGAAGCTATATCGCAAATTTAGTGCCATCTTCTATCAGGATATGCGTGAGAGATTAAGTCAGCTTAATGCAAAGCTTAGTGAGTCACTCCAGGGGATGTCCATCATTCAAGTGTTCAGGCAGGAAAAAAGACTAAGAGAAGAATTCGGAGATATTAATAAAAAACATTATTTGGCAGGCATGAAGAATATTAAAGTGGATGGATTATTATTAAGGCCCGCCATTGATCTGGTTTATGTGGCTGCCTTGATTGTTGTGCTAAGTTATTTTGGCGTAACCTCATTGAATCAGCCTATCGAAATAGGGGTTTTATATGCCTTTGTTAATTATCTGGACAGATTTTTTGAGCCAGTCAATCAAATCATGATGAGGCTTTCCATGTTTCAACAGGCAATCATTGCGTCTTCCCGTGTTTTTACGCTGCTGGATGAGGAAGAGCTTTCCCCTGTACAGAATTTGAAGAATCGTTCAAAAGAAACAATCAGTGAAGGGGAAATAACATTTGACAATGTTTCATTCTCTTATGATGGGCAGAGAGAGGTTCTTAAGAATATTTCATTTACTGCAAGACCTGGTGAAACGGTCGCTCTGGTCGGACATACAGGAAGCGGGAAGAGCTCAATCATCAATTTACTCATGAGGTTCTATGAATTCGAACGTGGCAATATTCTCATAGACGGTCAAAACATTAAATCTTATTCATTAGAAGAGCTTCGTGGAAAAATGGGGCTTGTCCTACAGGATCCATTTCTCTTCTTCGGAACGATCAGGGATAATATTAAGCTTCACTGTGAAGCGATGTCGGATAAAGAAGTGGAGGAAGCTGCCACATTCGTTCAAGCCAATACCTTTATTGGAAAACTACCGGGAGCATATGGGCATCCAGTGGTTGAGAGGGGGTCGACGCTTTCGAGTGGACAAAGACAATTAATCGCTTTTGCGCGTACCATTGCGACCAGACCTAAAATTCTAGTACTGGATGAAGCAACCGCCAATATTGATACGGAAACGGAGGAAGCCATTCAAGGAGCATTATCAAGGATGAGAAAGGGAAGAACAACGATTGCCATTGCCCACAGGCTTTCTACCATTCAAGATGCAGACCTGATCCTGGTCCTTCATCAAGGGGAGATTGTAGAGAGAGGAAGTCATCAGGAATTACTTGTTCAAAAAGGCATTTATCATAAAATGTATCTTCTTCAAAATGGTCTGGTAGATGGTATGGAAGATGCCATATCGGGCTCTTGAATGTATGAAAGGCAGACTCTATAGATGAAAGAGCCTGCCTTTTGGTCGTTGTTATTTATATGAGAATAGTATAATTGTATTCATTAAGGTCTTAGCTCATTTGAGGGGAGCGTTTTTTTATGTATAAGGAGTTGTAGCTATTTAACAGACGATCAAGTTCCTGACTAAATTGAATAGCTTGAGGTGACGTGAGTCCATTTTCAGCAACAATATCGATTAATTGAGCACGCTGTTTTTCAATTCGTTCGAGAAGCTCTTTTTTAGACACGGCTGTTTC is a genomic window of Rossellomorea sp. y25 containing:
- a CDS encoding aspartyl-phosphate phosphatase Spo0E family protein, which produces MSKKELLERIEKQRAQLIDIVAENGLTSPQAIQFSQELDRLLNSYNSLYIKKRSPQMS
- a CDS encoding ABC transporter transmembrane domain-containing protein; translated protein: MDTIPTLTAKEQRNIFFRLLKYTKPHKKTIFYAFSLLLLTTIGDVFGPIIIKVFIDDYLTPREFPYGPLIGLSATYLFIQIGNVLISYFQLLKFQEIALKIIQQLRVDVFSKVQGLGMKYFDKTPAGSIVSRVTNDTEAIKDMFVSVLVSFIQGAFLLTGIFIAMFALNSQLAIFCLFILPVIFMIMKLYRKFSAIFYQDMRERLSQLNAKLSESLQGMSIIQVFRQEKRLREEFGDINKKHYLAGMKNIKVDGLLLRPAIDLVYVAALIVVLSYFGVTSLNQPIEIGVLYAFVNYLDRFFEPVNQIMMRLSMFQQAIIASSRVFTLLDEEELSPVQNLKNRSKETISEGEITFDNVSFSYDGQREVLKNISFTARPGETVALVGHTGSGKSSIINLLMRFYEFERGNILIDGQNIKSYSLEELRGKMGLVLQDPFLFFGTIRDNIKLHCEAMSDKEVEEAATFVQANTFIGKLPGAYGHPVVERGSTLSSGQRQLIAFARTIATRPKILVLDEATANIDTETEEAIQGALSRMRKGRTTIAIAHRLSTIQDADLILVLHQGEIVERGSHQELLVQKGIYHKMYLLQNGLVDGMEDAISGS